Genomic segment of Candidatus Desulfatibia profunda:
CTGCTTGTTGCAATTGCTTCTTGATTATCCCGGAAATTTCGGCTTCCATGTAAGCAAGGTCTTTCATCGAATGGATTTCAAAAGGCAACACGGCAACCCGGACTGTTTTCAGCGCAGATGCCGTCTGAGGTACCATCCAGAAGACTGCAATAACCAACAGGATCAAACGTCTCATCAATTTGCTCAATTTTCCAGCTCCACCAGCTTACCGTCAGTAATCGTTGCGCGACGTGACATATGCGATGCAAGTTCCATGTTATGCGTTACGACAACCAGCGTAACACCAGATTCCCGGTTTAATTCCAAAAGCAGGTCGTGGACCTGCCCGCTGCTTTTTTTATCCAAATTACCGGTAGGCTCATCGGCCAAGAGAACAACCGGATTAAGAACTAAAGCTCTTGCCAGAGCCACCCGCTGCTGTTCACCGCCTGAAAGCTTACCGACCCTGTAAAACAAGCGGTCCTTGAGCCCGACTCTGACAAGAATAATCTCGGCTATCTCCCGGGCCTCTTTCTTATTCAGTCCCTTGATCAATGCCGGCATCATCGCATTTTCAAGAGCGGAAAACTCGGGAAGGAGATGATGAAACTGGAAGACAAAGCCCACAAACTCGTTGCGAAATCTGGCCAGCTTCAAACTGTCAAAAAGAAATACATCCTCTCCTTGAAACAAAAAGGTTCCG
This window contains:
- a CDS encoding ABC transporter ATP-binding protein, which gives rise to MVSSGCSNRELAADRLIVVRGLCKSFNNSDFRIDILKGVDLDLKAGETLAVVGASGIGKSTLLHLLGALDRPDSGTFLFQGEDVFLFDSLKLARFRNEFVGFVFQFHHLLPEFSALENAMMPALIKGLNKKEAREIAEIILVRVGLKDRLFYRVGKLSGGEQQRVALARALVLNPVVLLADEPTGNLDKKSSGQVHDLLLELNRESGVTLVVVTHNMELASHMSRRATITDGKLVELEN